In Strix uralensis isolate ZFMK-TIS-50842 chromosome 18, bStrUra1, whole genome shotgun sequence, one DNA window encodes the following:
- the LOC141951743 gene encoding LOW QUALITY PROTEIN: perilipin-3-like (The sequence of the model RefSeq protein was modified relative to this genomic sequence to represent the inferred CDS: inserted 1 base in 1 codon), with amino-acid sequence MEYGVVSXFVLAGHLLTSNRARSISAAMASDMPDKEEAAKSSLEVKEEEQQDAVNKVANLTLVNSACDMVSTAYAFTKESHPYIRSVCDATEKGVKSVTEATASCVQPVLTTLEPHVAAASECASKGLDKLGEKLPLLQKPVEQVLFDTKELVSSGLADAKDTVSSKVMAVIDVTKETLESSMVAARSAVASSVGMVMDSREGQMAASGAEAVLGRTEDNSLPIGNEELAKLAATEEGVDIMSVKQQQEKRRYFVRLGSLSDELRLFAYLQSMDKMKQVWQGMKETLAQLHCIIELIEVFKQGFNQKLQEGQEKLHQMWLDWSRKSSRESGDKSSAEPEEMESLTLLMACSITQQLQITCYKIVSAIQGLPSSFQDKVKQSLSTIEELHTSFSVANSFQDLSISVLTQSQRKLAVIQEYMEELLDYLKNNTPLSWLVGPFSPREEEETSQEGEPSQEKEAERAEAGHHEASSTLM; translated from the exons ATGGAGTATGGTGTGGTGT GGTTTGTCCTTGCTGGTCATCTGCTTACCTCCAACAGGGCAAGAA GCATTTCAGCTGCAATGGCATCTGATATGCCTGACAAAGAGGAAGCTGCCAAGAGCTCCCTGGAGGTGAAGGAAGAGGAGCAACAG gATGCAGTAAATAAGGTGGCTAACCTGACCTTGGTCAACTCTGCCTGTGACATGGTTTCTACAGCTTATGCCTTCACTAAGGAGAGCCACCCCTACATCAGATCTGTGTGTGATGCAACAGAGAAAGGAGTGAAGAGTGTGACTGAAGCCACAGCCagctgtgtgcagccagttctgaCTACACTGGAGCCTCATG ttgctgCAGCAAGTGAGTGTGCCTCCAAGGGCTTGGATAAACTAGGAGAGAAGCTCCCACTCCTTCAAAAGCCAGTGGAGCAG GTTCTCTTTGACACAAAAGAGCTGGTATCATCTGGACTGGCTGATGCAAAGGACACTGTGAGCAGCAAAGTGATGGCAGTGATAGATGTAACTAAGGAGACTCTTGAGAGCAGCATGGTGGCTGCCAGATCTGCAGTGGCTAGTAGCGTGGGGATGGTTATGGACTCCAGAGAGGGCCAGATGGCTGCAAGTGGAGCAGAAGCTGTGCTGGGGAGAACAGAAGACAACTCTCTTCCTATTGGAAATGAAGAACTAG CCAAACTGGCAGCCACTGAGGAGGGTGTAGACATAATGTCTGTGAAGCAACAGCAGGAGAAGAGGAGATACTTTGTGCGGTTGGGGTCTCTCTCTGACGAACTTCGCCTGTTTGCCTACCTGCAGTCAATGGACAAAATGAAGCAGGTCTGGCAGGGCATGAAGGAGACCCTTGCGCAGCTTCACTGCATCATTGAACTG ATTGAAGTGTTTAAGCAAGGATTTAATCAAAAGCTTCAGGAGGGGCAGGAGAAACTACACCAGATGTGGCTGGACTGGAGTAGGAAGTCTTCCAGAGAGAGTGGAGATAAAAGTTCTGCAGAACCAGAG gAGATGGAGTCTCTGACCCTGCTCATGGCATGCAGTATCACACAGCAGCTGCAAATCACCTGCTATAAAATAGTGTCTGCAATCCAAGGCCTTCCCTCAAGCTTTCAGGATAAGGTGAAACAATCTCTTAGTACCATAGAGGAGCTTCATACTTCTTTCTCAGTGGCAAACTCCTTCCAGGACTTGTCCATCAGTGTCTTGACCCAGAGCCAGAGGAAGCTGGCTGTGATCCAGGAGTACATGGAGGAGCTGCTGGACTACCTGAAGAACAACACACCTCTGTCCTGGCTGGTGGGACCTTTCTcccccagggaggaggaggaaacatcACAGGAGGGTGAACCCTCAcaggagaaggaggcagagagagcAGAAGCAGGCCATCATGAAGCCTCCAGCACCCTCATGTAA